The Kluyvera intermedia genome includes the window TTTGGTTGACGAAAGAGAGCGACTACGGTTTAATGCGCCTCGTTGCCCGGATAGCTCAGTCGGTAGAGCAGGGGATTGAAAATCCCCGTGTCCTTGGTTCGATTCCGAGTCCGGGCACCACTATTTAAAGAAACCAGCCTACGGCTGGTTTTTTGCTATCTGGCTACGGCCGATTTCTGGGCGCTGATAAGCGTGGCTTTAATGCAGGCACGCTTACGCTAATAGCCCGGTAAGTGAATACAGGCGGTGGCTCTTTATCACTTAATTTTGCGGGATAAATTGCTGACCTGATTTGAAAGGTTGTCGTTGCTCCGCTTCATGCCATCAAGACTTCTTTGCAATCGCTCGATCTTACTCTCCTGCTCAGAATTCTTTCTCTCAAGCTGTAAAACCTTCTTAGTTAGCTCATCGACTTTGCGGTTGTCGGACTCCATCCTCCTCACGCTATCCTGCATTTTCTGTAGATCCGACTCCCTGAAATGAGAAGGCTGGATTTCATCTAAATCAGAAATTACCGGAATAAATCCTTTATTAGAGTTGCGGGCATCGATACTAACCTGGACGTTATTTTGATCCGCAGAGTGTACGTAACCTATTGAAGAAAAATAAAAAAAAGAGACAAAACACAGACCAGACAGATATTTATTCATTTCTAACGTCCTTTTATATTTTTCAATCACTTCCAGGAGCCTCCTTCTGGCATCACCCGCTCAGGATAAAACACATGGCTTACCCTCTGGCAATTCATAAACGGGGTTCCAGAGCAGAAGATACTATTCGTTTTTCATTATAAGACGCGTTTCCTCCCCCCCCAAATCCAACCGCCCCCCGCTCATTTTCTGCTACCTTATAACCGCCGGTATCGCGATAAGCGCGTTACCACGCACCTTATCAAAGGTATCTCCCATGCCCGTCAAAGAAAAAATCCTGCTTAGCGCCTGCCTGTCAGGACACCTTGTCCGCTACAACGGTACCGACAAATCCTGTTCCTCAGATCTGCTGCAACGCTGGCACGAAGAAGGCCGTCTGGTCACCCATTGCCCGGAACTGGCGGCAGGGCTACCTACCCCACGCTTATCCGCAGAGATGGTGAGTGGTCAGGGGATCGACGTGCTGAACGGGCACGCACAGGTGGTAGAAAGCGACGGGCGTGATGTGACGCAGCCGTATGTGCTGGCGGCGTGGCTGGCGTTAAAAACTGCGCAGAGTCAGGGCTGTCGGTTTGCGATTATGACCGACGGTAGCCCAACCTGCGGGAGCCAG containing:
- a CDS encoding DUF523 domain-containing protein; its protein translation is MPVKEKILLSACLSGHLVRYNGTDKSCSSDLLQRWHEEGRLVTHCPELAAGLPTPRLSAEMVSGQGIDVLNGHAQVVESDGRDVTQPYVLAAWLALKTAQSQGCRFAIMTDGSPTCGSQNVYDGAFSGVRVPGEGVAAALLRQHGIEVFSEFQLDALKRRLDEVEGA